The following proteins come from a genomic window of Tepidiforma thermophila:
- a CDS encoding phosphoribosylaminoimidazolesuccinocarboxamide synthase, which yields MLPVAEPMAYSNLPAPVYRGKVRDTYDLGDRLLIVATDRISALDVVLPTPIPGKGKVLTMLSAWWFERISGVVPNHFIAVITAENRSAVPFELGPEYYGRSMLVRKAQRLDAECIVRGYLSGSGWKEYRETGMVCGLRLPEGLRESDRLLEPIFTPSTKATEGHDRNITYEELARLVGAEAANAMRIRSLAVYGYAHTVALERGIIIADTKFEFGWWNEEVILIDEVLTPDSSRFWLANEYRPGGPQPSLDKQPVRDWLAAHWREGEPAPELPPDVVEATTERYLRAYRMLTGEELSL from the coding sequence ATGCTGCCCGTGGCTGAGCCGATGGCGTACTCGAACCTGCCGGCGCCGGTGTACCGCGGCAAGGTGCGCGATACGTACGACCTGGGCGACCGCCTCCTGATCGTGGCGACGGACCGCATCTCGGCGCTGGACGTCGTGCTGCCGACGCCGATTCCGGGGAAGGGAAAGGTGCTGACGATGCTCTCGGCCTGGTGGTTCGAGCGGATCAGCGGGGTAGTACCGAACCACTTCATTGCCGTCATCACCGCGGAGAACCGTTCGGCGGTACCGTTCGAGCTGGGCCCGGAGTACTACGGCCGCTCCATGCTGGTGCGGAAGGCGCAGCGGCTCGACGCGGAGTGCATTGTGCGCGGCTACCTCTCGGGCTCGGGGTGGAAGGAGTACCGGGAGACGGGCATGGTGTGCGGACTTCGGCTGCCGGAGGGGCTGCGCGAGTCGGACCGGCTGCTGGAGCCGATTTTTACGCCGAGCACGAAGGCGACCGAGGGGCACGACCGGAATATCACCTACGAGGAGCTGGCCAGGCTGGTTGGGGCAGAGGCGGCGAACGCCATGCGGATCCGCTCGCTCGCGGTGTACGGCTATGCGCACACTGTAGCGCTGGAGCGGGGCATCATCATCGCGGACACGAAGTTCGAATTCGGGTGGTGGAACGAGGAGGTCATCCTCATCGACGAAGTGTTGACGCCGGACAGCAGCCGGTTCTGGCTGGCGAACGAGTACCGGCCCGGCGGCCCGCAGCCGAGCCTCGACAAGCAGCCGGTGCGTGACTGGCTTGCCGCCCACTGGCGGGAAGGCGAACCGGCGCCCGAGCTGCCGCCGGACGTGGTCGAAGCGACGACCGAGCGGTATCTGCGGGCGTACCGCATGCTGACAGGAGAGGAGCTTTCGCTGTGA
- the purS gene encoding phosphoribosylformylglycinamidine synthase subunit PurS, with amino-acid sequence MTRKDGKTKGQEPGKKEKGQKAKHEQGAEAPREFLARVYVSLKPTVNDPEGLAIANALGSLGFGTVQGVRSGKYFQVRLAAEDAKAAAEQVDQMCSRLLANPVIETYEFELEKAR; translated from the coding sequence GTGACCAGGAAAGACGGGAAAACGAAGGGGCAGGAGCCCGGGAAGAAGGAGAAGGGGCAGAAGGCGAAGCACGAGCAGGGCGCCGAGGCGCCGCGCGAGTTCCTTGCGCGGGTGTACGTCTCGCTCAAGCCGACCGTGAATGACCCGGAAGGCCTGGCGATCGCGAACGCGCTGGGCTCGCTCGGCTTCGGGACAGTGCAGGGGGTACGTTCCGGGAAGTACTTCCAGGTGCGGCTGGCCGCGGAGGACGCAAAGGCCGCGGCAGAGCAAGTCGACCAGATGTGCAGCAGGCTCCTGGCGAACCCGGTCATTGAGACGTACGAGTTCGAGCTGGAGAAGGCCCGGTAG
- a CDS encoding cobalamin-binding protein has protein sequence MGPQRIVCLTAETTEIAFAAGAGDRVVGVSGYAVRPPEARKKPKVAAFQTAHVERILAVEPDLVLGFSDLQADIARELIRAGVPVLITNQRTLRETAEAIALVGAACGEPEAGRKLAEEFEAELEAIRQRPGRPAHRMRVYFEEWDDPLISGIAWVSELIELCGGEDIFPELRGCRSARDRVVEPEEVVRRDPEVIVASWCGKKARLERIAARPGWEGVSAVRAGRLFEIKSPDILAPGPSLLHGARQLAAILDSVTGAG, from the coding sequence ATGGGACCGCAGCGGATCGTCTGCCTGACGGCGGAGACCACCGAGATTGCGTTCGCGGCAGGCGCGGGCGACCGGGTCGTTGGGGTGAGCGGATACGCGGTGCGCCCGCCGGAGGCGCGGAAGAAGCCGAAGGTCGCGGCATTCCAGACAGCGCACGTCGAGCGGATCCTTGCGGTTGAGCCAGACCTTGTCCTCGGGTTCAGCGACCTGCAGGCGGACATTGCGCGGGAGCTGATCCGGGCCGGCGTTCCGGTGCTCATCACCAACCAGCGGACGCTGCGCGAGACGGCAGAGGCGATTGCGCTGGTCGGGGCGGCCTGCGGCGAGCCGGAGGCGGGGCGGAAACTGGCGGAAGAGTTCGAGGCGGAGCTGGAGGCCATCCGACAACGGCCGGGCCGGCCGGCGCACCGGATGCGGGTGTACTTCGAGGAGTGGGACGACCCGCTGATCTCGGGGATCGCGTGGGTGAGCGAACTGATTGAGCTGTGCGGGGGCGAGGATATCTTCCCGGAGCTGCGCGGCTGCCGGTCGGCGCGGGACCGGGTGGTTGAGCCGGAGGAGGTGGTTCGCCGAGACCCGGAGGTGATCGTGGCGAGCTGGTGCGGCAAGAAGGCCCGGCTGGAGCGGATTGCGGCGCGGCCAGGCTGGGAAGGCGTCAGCGCCGTGCGGGCGGGACGGCTCTTTGAGATCAAGTCGCCAGATATCCTGGCGCCGGGGCCGAGCCTGCTGCACGGCGCGCGGCAGCTCGCGGCGATTCTCGACAGCGTTACTGGCGCGGGGTAA
- a CDS encoding AAA family ATPase yields MEQPFPPTSGNLAMQPEYAEGPRQQTPRPAPGHLRALPSLPEAPDHIYELGLPERFIEDLTLKTLYRITVPTPIGIANAMRVSPGVAREALDELRRQRLVETTSASGRLETEWQYRLTELGMREAENAFGRSKYVGPVPVPIQDYFRVLERDTEVGAPDPVRLARALQQLVLGRDVVAKVCLALTSGRPAMLWGAPGNGKTTILELTSEAIQGVTLMPMAVYVSGHIIRLYDDLVHQPVEGDDTADATSQFDRRWLRIRRPFVFVGGELRPEDLDLAYDPALGYHQAPPHVKAHGGLLAIDDFGRQQVSPQALLNRWIAALERGEDTMALVTGERITFPFRSTICFSTNLEPKAMLEEAHLRRIPYKIRIPEPTTEQMAEIFRRFADAMGVEATPQAIDIAVELVRRASNGNLRSCHPRDILQLIIEESRFVKRPPVLEPGAARRACEVYFAVDPGPVTPRQ; encoded by the coding sequence ATGGAGCAGCCATTCCCCCCGACCTCCGGCAACCTCGCCATGCAGCCGGAGTACGCCGAGGGCCCGCGCCAGCAAACACCCCGTCCGGCACCCGGCCACCTGCGCGCCCTGCCTTCCCTCCCCGAAGCACCCGACCACATCTACGAGCTCGGCCTCCCCGAGCGGTTCATCGAGGACCTGACCCTCAAGACCCTCTACCGTATCACCGTCCCCACGCCAATCGGCATCGCCAACGCCATGCGCGTCTCGCCCGGTGTCGCCCGCGAAGCCCTCGACGAACTCCGGCGCCAGCGCCTCGTCGAGACGACCTCCGCCTCGGGCCGCCTCGAAACCGAGTGGCAGTACCGCCTCACCGAGCTTGGCATGCGCGAAGCCGAAAACGCGTTCGGCCGCAGCAAGTACGTCGGTCCTGTCCCCGTTCCGATCCAGGACTACTTCCGCGTCCTCGAACGCGACACCGAGGTCGGTGCCCCCGACCCGGTCCGCCTCGCCCGCGCACTCCAGCAGCTCGTCCTCGGCCGCGACGTCGTCGCCAAGGTCTGCCTCGCCCTCACCAGCGGCCGCCCGGCCATGCTCTGGGGCGCCCCCGGCAACGGGAAGACCACCATCCTCGAACTCACCAGCGAGGCCATCCAGGGCGTCACCCTCATGCCCATGGCCGTCTACGTCAGCGGCCACATCATCCGCCTCTACGATGACCTCGTGCACCAGCCCGTTGAGGGCGACGACACCGCCGACGCCACCTCCCAGTTCGACCGCCGCTGGCTCCGCATCCGTCGCCCCTTCGTCTTCGTCGGCGGCGAACTCCGCCCCGAGGACCTCGACCTCGCCTACGACCCGGCGCTCGGCTACCACCAGGCCCCGCCCCACGTCAAAGCCCACGGCGGCCTGCTCGCAATCGACGACTTCGGCCGCCAGCAGGTCTCCCCCCAGGCCCTCCTCAACCGCTGGATCGCCGCACTTGAACGCGGCGAAGACACCATGGCCCTCGTCACCGGCGAGCGAATCACCTTTCCCTTCCGCTCGACCATCTGCTTCAGCACCAACCTCGAGCCGAAAGCCATGCTCGAAGAGGCCCACCTGCGTCGCATCCCGTACAAAATCCGCATTCCCGAGCCCACGACCGAGCAGATGGCCGAAATCTTCCGCCGCTTTGCCGACGCCATGGGCGTCGAAGCCACGCCCCAGGCGATCGATATCGCCGTCGAGCTGGTGCGCCGCGCCTCCAACGGCAACCTCCGCAGCTGCCACCCGCGGGATATCCTCCAGCTCATCATCGAAGAGTCCCGCTTCGTCAAGCGCCCGCCGGTGCTCGAGCCCGGCGCCGCCCGCCGCGCCTGCGAAGTCTACTTCGCCGTCGACCCCGGACCGGTTACCCCGCGCCAGTAA
- a CDS encoding GNAT family N-acetyltransferase — protein MTLETPPAGYDALVVARGRNVVLRRRRREDAIDEYAWRRDPETARLNGQPPVSPSFARFLDTFEQEWRLAGHGRDQLAIDTIAGEHIGTVMYYNAESGDSAELGITIGDARRRGHGLGREAVVLFLRHLFASHPFREIYLHTLAENLPARRAFIAAGFSPTVAVQRGDDRYIRMEVRREWWLLWDMEGRFAFADPPGPENPPFTPLSPRQ, from the coding sequence GTGACGCTCGAGACGCCGCCGGCCGGCTACGATGCCCTCGTGGTCGCCCGCGGCCGCAACGTCGTCCTCCGCCGCCGCCGCCGCGAGGACGCCATCGACGAATACGCCTGGCGCCGCGACCCCGAAACCGCCCGCCTGAACGGCCAGCCGCCCGTTTCCCCCTCCTTTGCCCGCTTCCTCGATACCTTCGAACAGGAGTGGCGGCTCGCCGGCCACGGGCGCGACCAGCTCGCCATCGACACCATCGCCGGAGAGCACATCGGCACCGTCATGTACTACAACGCCGAGTCCGGCGACTCCGCCGAGCTGGGCATCACCATCGGCGACGCCCGTCGCCGCGGCCACGGCCTTGGGCGCGAGGCCGTCGTCCTCTTCCTCCGTCACCTCTTCGCCAGCCACCCCTTCCGCGAAATCTACCTCCATACCCTTGCCGAGAACCTCCCGGCCCGCCGTGCCTTTATCGCCGCAGGCTTCAGCCCGACCGTCGCCGTCCAGCGCGGCGACGACCGCTACATCCGCATGGAGGTGCGCCGCGAATGGTGGCTGCTCTGGGACATGGAGGGGCGCTTCGCCTTCGCCGACCCGCCCGGGCCCGAAAACCCCCCGTTCACCCCGCTGTCACCGCGGCAATAG
- a CDS encoding NUDIX hydrolase, with translation MTSRSRLPIEDVVSAGGIPWRMNERGEIEIAICGRRGEKLWVLPKGTPDDGEPLEATALREVREETGLDVRLGEPIGSIEYWFTANGTRYHKRVHHWLMEPIGGDVANHDHEFDEVRWVTIPEALELLTYEGERNLVREAARRLGVDV, from the coding sequence GTGACATCCCGCTCCCGCCTCCCCATCGAAGACGTCGTCTCCGCTGGCGGCATCCCCTGGCGCATGAACGAGCGCGGCGAGATCGAAATCGCCATCTGCGGGCGCCGGGGCGAGAAGCTCTGGGTCCTCCCCAAGGGAACCCCCGACGACGGCGAACCCCTCGAGGCCACCGCCCTCCGCGAAGTCCGCGAAGAGACCGGCCTCGATGTCCGCCTCGGCGAACCGATCGGCAGCATCGAATACTGGTTCACCGCCAACGGAACCCGCTACCACAAGCGCGTCCACCACTGGCTGATGGAGCCCATCGGCGGCGACGTCGCTAACCACGACCACGAGTTCGACGAGGTCCGCTGGGTGACCATCCCCGAGGCCCTCGAGCTCCTCACCTACGAAGGCGAGCGCAACCTCGTCCGCGAGGCCGCCCGCCGCCTCGGAGTCGACGTGTGA